The region AAGGAGTGTTTGTGAACCACAGAGAGGGTTTGTGTAATTGTTATGCAAACAAGCCAGTGCATTCATCTATGTCAACGTTCCTTCCTGCCTAGCAGGGCACGTGCATGTGGACAACAGAAGACTGCTGACTGCACATGCTGGTGCACAAACCAACACAGCAAAATGCAAGGGTAAGCAGACCGCTGACGGATGCACTGGTGCAAGTGCCTCACAAAACACCAGTGGGCACAAAGGAACATTGACATAGGGAAATGCAATGACATATGCTTGCATAACAATTCTGCAGACCCTTAAAGGGAACAcatatgctttttttttaactccgttaaattacattaaattaaattagcatttaaggtaaaaccaaaaatgtacCATGGATCACCTTTCTTGCAAAagatttattcattttttatttatttatcattaacatttatttcttgatttcttgatCCCAAACTTCAAGGCAATGTTTCTGGCTCAAGTCAAGGTTAGAAAGAAGGATTTCTGAATGGGTATAGCtggaaaaacagcaacagTGCCATGACAAAACtcctttaaaaaagaaaaataataataattatcccTTACCCTTTGCTCCTGTGTTCCAATCAAACAGACAGCTCTGATAGTGGGACACCACCTCTCAAACTCTGACATCCAATTGGCAAGGGTAGACTTGGGTACAATAACGAGATGAGGGCCAGGAATCTCTCTAAAGTGTTTCATGTAACCCAACAATGAAATGGTCTGTAAAGTCTTGCCAAGACCCTGTCAAAACAGACATTAGCAAAAACAGTACACAAGCATGAAAAACAGTCTTGAATATTTTAACTTCAATTAACAAAAACTGactgtaataaaaattattttttatcatgCATTTACCATCTCATCAGCTAAAATTCCATTGATTCCATTCTCAAACAATGATATCAACCAATTCAGCCCTCTCAGCTGATAATCTCGCATTTCACCATTCTTGATaactagaaagaaaaaagttcaCAAGGAAAGGCAAAAACACAACATTCACTTGAGGATAAGGTAACGTTACTGAATTTAATAATCAAAAAAAGAGTCTCCTAGGGACAAGAATTTTACGTTGCCAATCCAACACAACTGGATGACTTTTCTTTACACTGAATGTCATCAATTCTACTGCATGCTTTGCAATTGCTGCATTCTGCAATGCAAATAGCCTCTCTTATCAATTTAATGTCTAATGCACCTGTAAGCATCATGATCACAATGCCAGCGGTTCGAGGTTTAAAATTGAGCAGGGACTAAGACAAAGTAGTGAATAATCCTGCAGTTCCAAATCAAACATTGAACCACCAAGCCATAAATGTGCACAAATCATTATATcctatttctttgttttcttaaggTGCAATACTTGCATCTGACATCGAGAGCTGCACAACTGGCAACAGGAACAAGCAGTTACTTACAATGTGGATTctgatcaaaatgaagaacaGAGGTCTGTGCATGCTTGTTTTGACTGATCAACTCTTCATCTTCCTCTTGCTCTGTGCGGCGATGCCGATGACTACAACCCAGAAAGTTTATAGATCTTGTCATTTATTATAACACAGAGATATTAAAGTAATTTCATGATTTATGACTGCTGTGGATTTTTGTCAATGAAAATAACCCTCAGCCTGgctcaaaattgaaaaaaaaaaaaaaacaaaacaaaaaaaacactgaagtCACCTTTTGGGAAACTAACTGAGAAAGATGAGTCGCCAAAAAGTAATGTCAAGTCGTCAGAAGGTACAAGAGCCCCAAAGTcaggaaaacaaattcaaaactttACAATAACACTCACTATAAGACAATCTCACCACATGCTCAATgcacaagtaaaatgaaaaaaagtcaGTAAAACTGCTAAAATAGATGCTAGCTGTCATGTTGTAGGTTACCCGTGCAAAATGCAATCAAGATGGTGGATCCAAATTCGTTACTCCTTTCAGAAATGAGCAGCTTTTCTGTAAAATGCTGTGCAAGGGATTCACACAGAAATAACACCACTGGCTATAGTGTTGCAATGAAGTTTGAAAGCTAAAATCCATGTTTTTAAGGTAAACAGAcatattaatttgatttgatccACATTTTTTCGCAGCAAAGCAATCACAGATGTTCCTTAACCTGAATTGCTTATTTACTCATCCTTTTTTCAGAAATGAGCTCAACAAGTTGCCAACTAAAGGAGAACTTTTATTTCCCAAGGTAGAAGTACTAGTTGCGTTGGCAACCATATTGGTCAcaatttcgagccctgcttaataattctcttttttctgCACAGATGAAAAACTATCAAATATATCTTACcaaaatatttacatgtaAGGGACTACTCTGCATAACCTTAGGAACTTACTCTCCACAATCAGATAACTTTCTACTTCGGCTTGGGAACTGCGgagctttcattttcaaaggaCTTGTTGGTTGTTTCTTTGTTCGGGTTGTGTTCATAAAATGTGCAAAGATCtcagtttgttttaaaaggtAGTTAAACCTTGTGGCCTTGTCAGCTTCCTAATGTATAAACAAAAAGATCATTAAATAATGTAAAGGACCACAAAAGTGGAAAACGATCAAGAGGCAATTAAgtatcacaataattattgtaaattatatTTGAACTATGGGTCATAACAGTTGAGAGAAAAACCTTAAAACATAAATTGTTCTATTTTTCAGGCTGTACACACTTACATTTACCTTCTCTAATATCAaaaattagtataaatttactcatagtctatcgtgaatccgtgaatctgattggctacattactcgtagactatctgctgatagtcaacagttgtgaatagccaatgaaaatcgttctcctatttattttgaccaatcacaaagctttaaattttaaattgtgtatcacaaactttaaattgtatatcacaaagcttcagtgcacattgCGCGCAGCGTTTGAAACctggaatttgaattgccgatataaacacaataaaacacttttaaccatttaaacgttactttacatttttatgcaatgagaccattgtaaatttatactaaaacaattagactactcgccctcgttgaCCAtatgctcgtagaaaactcgggcttgtagtctaattgttaataattacTGCCTAAAATGACCTGAAACTGTTGAAAATGCAACATGAGGTTAAACGAAGTTTAACCAggtaaacaactaggagcgtCTGCAGTCAGTTGGTCAGTGGGATTAGTATGCTTGCGCATGCAGGGAGTTCCTCGTGCTGCGGGCCGTAGGGCTTATTCATCAGTGGGGCGGGAAGTAGGAGCTGTATGTGTGGAGCgtttagcagtttttgttccctcccttccccacccttaactttccactgtgtatcagtgtgacgggtgcctgtcttatctagggcgtgggggctcatggctgggttgtcaggtttggccagccatcagtgcggtctccatcttggagctggttaccaatagtggtagctccaggatgtctcgggcacccaacctccacagtcTCAGGGCGACGAAGTTGTTTATggtagaaaaaaacaaacaacaaacatgtacatttattttaccaaactGTGATCCTTGTATTCATGAAGAAGTAAGGCCAAAACTATCAGTATTaagagggctaaaatgaggcaAATGTTTATTCCATATCATGCACTGAACAGGCATAATATGCAATGATGTCCACAAGTGCTCTACCAATTCAAAAAACTCTTTTACCTATTGTACTGATCAAAACGGAGAACGCTgaattggctgaaaaattatttcagtttgTGGTTTGTCCTGATCAGCTTGGATATTTTTCAAGCTACTTTGCCACTGCTCAAGTTTAATTTCTTGCTCAACAGAAATGATCTTTTGCAATAAAAAGGGATATTTCAGAACAGCTATTAAAGATTTGAGGTTTTCTTACAACTTTCTCTTCATATCCCTGCGGTGCTGGCTGATAATTAGCGGCCTTTCCTTTGGAAGGTTTACGCTCCTCAACTTCATCACCAGactaaacaagaaataaaacaaaatctcaAAATGGGGAAAATGTCTCTACCTGAAGGGAGAAGATGGGTCTCCTTATAGATGACAAATTATCCACAAGGAAAAGGGCCTTTAAACTTACCACATACTATTACAAAGGGGTCACAGTTTTCAACAGGACCCTTTGTTTTACGTCATGTAAAGGGCATAGATCTGGGGGATCAACAATCTGGGAATAAATTGCACGCTtccatttatttaattttgacacaatttgcaaatttattaCATAGGAAGCGAACAAAGAGTTTAGCAGGGAGTCCAACAAATCGCAGCAACCTCAAAATCTATCCTTGTCGTTATAATGTAAGCCTAATGATCATCCAACTAGTTCGCCAATCAAGCACGTATTTTCCCCGGCAGCTAACTAAACTCAGtggtcaaatttgaaatattattgTCTGGAAAATGTACTAGCATTTATAAATTTGAAGCCTTCTCATCTATTTTATTAGAAATAGTTTTTCATTAAACATTCTGTGCACTAAATCCTATAGTTATTCAACATCAATCAACAACAATACGAAATGCACATGGTCGATCTTCATGGAGGGTATCTAGTCAGAGAGCATGCAATAACCATAATTTCAATCAAGAATCATCCTAAATTTGTTCTTCGCTAAACGATACCTCTTCAGCTGTCGTGCTTTCGCTACTTGATGACTCTCCTTCGTCGTAATTAGGCATGTTTCCGTCCAAAATCAAACCACACGGATCTCAACAATAAAAAGCCGGAGTATAAAGTGTTTTGGCGGTTCGCGCTTTCTGAGGATTTGTGGGAAATTAAATTTGTAGTTCCAGTCCTAACATAGAGCGCTCGATTCGAAAGGAATCCTGGGTGAAGTGCTGTCATGGAGATCAGACAGGActctgggaacaaggttggaCCTATTCGACCCAGTTTACCACTCTTACCTTCCCCTCgtggaaaatcaaaatggcgaaCGGCGATGTTCTTCTGTGTCGTAACCTTAGTTATTTCCCCCAACGATTGTTGTAAAACAGATGTTTATAAACACCACAGCTGTTTGTGTCAATCTCAAAGATATGTTTCACGCTAttgaaatgttaaaatgtTTAATATCCTTAGTTAATTTGTCTGGAGTCTAAAACGATATAAGCCAAGCTCGTTGTGGTGGAACGAGTTTTGCTGAGCGTTGCTGGTTGGAGAGCTAAAGTTTGAGATTGTTTACCGCAACCATAATGCAGATTCAAAGTGTAGAAGCCTTGAAGTCCTGGCTGACCACTCGTTTGGAATCAGTGTAAGTATAAAAATGATGTTAAATGTTGTATAAATTCCGAGTAAGCTGGATTTTAAAGATAGACGCTTTTACGTGTTTTTCggttaataattgtttttcgtCTTCAAGTCCGTTGTTCGCAACGTGATGAAAACGTGTGAACTTAATTTATTTAGTTcttatgataataatgataacctTAAAAGTTTCTAGATTGAATTAATTTCCCTCTCCTAGTGACCAAagattgataataatattattgaatgGATGAAAGCACCAGTACTGTCTGGGATCATGATACATGGAGAAAGACTCAAAAAGGGAAATTTAAATGATACACTTCTGCATGTATGTTATTCATTGGTGTTAGTATGCAAATTACACGAGTATGTtgagaaaatgattttgacaTTGTTAACTCTTGCCAGCATTGTTCAACATTAGCTGCAGAAACGTAAGCAGATTTTATTGGTCATGCATTCATTGGCTCTTGGTTAAAATCAAGTTTGGattgaaaagatttcaacTTTGTTTGATTTCACCTTGGTTGAAGTCCTTTTATCCTAAATGTTTGCAGTCTTTGTCCTTAACATCAACATCTATTGAGAAGAGTTTTAACTCATAGTGACTTACAATACTTAAATACTTTGATGAAATTTTGGAGCAATTATTGTAGAATACCCCTAACATCTGACTGCTGAATATTATATCAAACGGGTAGCATTTTTTGAAGAATGAGTCAGAATACAATAGAGGTTATGCTTCTTCATTAAAGTGCAAATCAGTTGTGGAGTATTCAGCAATTAAGGTTACTTCCCACCTTCAGAGgccaaaaaattgtttttttatttgataaaatttaAGTCAGTCATTTTATCTAgcatttccaaaaaaaaaaattttaaatctcaAAAAACGGGTTTGTGGGTTTTATTTATGCGTGATAATCTCCAGGCGTGGTGCCAATTGTCTCAGAACcttcaaaagcaaaaatcCCGCATATGATTTTTGGAGAAATACGTCCACTTTGAGTGAATTTATAGGGTATGCAGATTCGACAGATTTTCGTGAAACTTCATCAGAACATTCCAGAGATAATAACAAACCAAAGTGTGTCgggaaattttgatatttaacatatttttcaCGTGGCGTTCATTTATGCAACACGTCTCTCGCACATTTTTCGCTACTCCAACTTTAGATGCGGATATCTagacaaccaatcagaatatcGAAAAAGCCAGACACGCTTTTGCTGATTGATGCCTTGTGAATAAGACTGTGCAGTCATTTTCCTCGTACTGTGGAATCAGATAGCCAATTAATTCAATAGAAGAACCCTTGGTCGTTTCACGCCTTACCGGCCACTGACACttcctgaaagaaaacatcgctaaaattgtattttttgcgCAAAGTACATTTATTAAGCTTTTATATGATACATAGTTTGTTAGGGTTTTATTTAAACTGGCGTATGTACGATTTTTTTCCGAAGGGCATCCGCGACGGTGGGAAGTAACCTTAAGCTGgaatttgattgtttgtcGAGTGAAGGACAGCTACTAAAGTAGTCCTTTTCAGGATTTCACTCATTTGGGCAATCATCttcagtgctggaaataatttttctttattcacagGACATAagtcctttcaaatcttccttttggtCGGACATTTGACAAATTGGACCgtacataatttattgactgacaAAACCTTGAAGAAGGTAACTCAAGATGTGCTGGTGAGATGTTCGGTCATGGAGTCTGATCACAATGTGAAACTCAccggacattttcaaaatttggtcagACAATATCCGTTGACTGactgttatttccagcactgtaTCTGCTACAAAGATAAGAGACCGATTAGGAAATTATGAGTTACTGTATCGTCTCCCAAGCTTATATTCaatttaataatgaaaatttggtgGTAATTTAGGGATTCCAAAGCAGATATCTCTTGTCACTGCCCTTCATCAGGGAAATTAATCTAACATGAGGGAGAGAGTCAGATAACTGCAGTGAACTTAATTCTCACCCCACCCACTCagaaaattcttttttcttgttgatttGAATTGTGCAGTTGTGATGCTGATCCAGCAGCCCTGGCCAAGTATGTTGTTGCGTTGGTGAAAAAGGACAAACCGATGGAGGAATTAAAGGATATTTGTGTTGATCAGTTGgaggtttttctttcagatggTAAGATccttatgataattattattatgtgtgttaataaatgaaatttatatGTGAGCCATACAGGCCTGTTTGTCCTGTCTCACTataaagcagttttcaaatgactgtcgaaagtaattacgtgattgcgattgctacgcttagtgattggcttaaaagagtcgcgccagtttttcagccaatgagaatcaaaaccaaaaccaatcgcaacACGTATGTGTGATTTTTCCCACACATcaagcgagttacaggtaattgctaggaattgtgattggttcatcgcactgcctgctcctgttgtgattggtcagaataattgctttggttttggtttttcgacagtcatttgaaaactgctgtaGTGAAGAGGAGCAGTGCCTAAGTTAATGTCCTTTGTTGAATGCAACACTAATATATATCATATTCAATGACAGAGTGATTGCCATTTGTTTcttaacaagaaaaatgaatgtCCAGCATATTTTGTCACATTGAATGCACCTGTTTGTGAGATGATGAAAATTCTTtctataaaaattaatgcttaaTCAAGTCCAAATTCTTTAGCTCATGTTACTTACTGTACCCTGGAAGTATGATAATACTTGTGAGCTTGTCTCTTGGTTTCCAGAAACGGCCAACTTTGTAAATGTGCTGTTTGATGCCTTGACAAACTCTTCCTACATGCCACAAGTAATGGTGGAACCAACTGTGGCACCCATTGCAGTACCTGCTCCTCAAGTAGTAATGCCAATCACACCAGCACCTTCCCCAGTCAAAGCACAAGAACGGCCAAGGAAAACTTCAGTAACAGAAGATGTTTTGACGGCACGAGTGCAAGAAGAGGTGAggataaaaaaacaatgtaaggaaaaaaactgacGCTTAACGTATGACAAGAACAGTAAagaattattgattttttctgTTACCTTTTCTGTTAAGGTTACCATATTCAGGGGTGTCTTGTGCCCAAGCACTGTAGCACATCTGCTTTGAATTACAGCACGTCTGCTTTAAATTATGTATTTATACATGTACCTTACATGAAATTAAAGCTTATAAATGGTGGTTGTTAACCTGTACCAAAaactttgacaaaattaattttcaaatttctaaattcaaatttataaaTCACTGTTCAAAAGCTTCAAGTCAAGAAGAATTTAGTTTGATTTAGTTATTATCAATCTCAAACAACTGTGGGCAACCCTTTTTTTCAGCCTGCTTCACGGACCATTGATTTCAGTCTGTggtttgaaaattgtcatcaCATGATGACAATTTTGTGGCTCTGCAGTTTTGAAAATACTCATCACTTTTAGCAGGGCATTGGTGAACTCAAGATAAGCAATAGgctcaaatttttcttttgtcattcaATTTTGCATCTTTTGAAGTGGTCTGTGTAAATAACTGCACTCATGCACTGGACCGGGGGGGAAGGAAAGATACTTGTCGTGGCCGTGGGGAAAATAAAGGAATGGTCCCATATGATCCATATTTTTGAAACTGCAGAGCCACAAAAAATGTTATCATGTGATTAGAATGTTTTAACGATTGACTGAAACCAACGGTCCATGAAGTGGGCTGAATAAGAAGAAAGCAGGGTTGGTGCAATAGTGAAAGCACtggccttccaccaatgtggtgTGGGTTCAATTTCCTGGCAtatggattgagtttgttggttcacTACAAAATTCTTAGAGGTGTTTCCCTGGGTACTCAGGCTTTTTCCTctccaaaaaccaacatttgatttgatttgatttgtgtgaattcagtttgatttgtctCCCCAATTAGTAAGACACATGTGCCCGGCTATAAGAAATGATACTTTGATAaagttactattattattattattattattattattattattattattattattattattagaagcCATTGTCCACAGATGTCTGAGATTGATAGTAATTTAGTGCTCCCTTCTTTTTCTACATCaaattgctaaaaaattgccatttctcTGCCTATATTAATTTTAGTCTCTTTCAATAATTCTTTTGCAAGTTAGAGATCACACTTCAACCATAACATTAATGCAAAAATctaaatttgacaaaaattgacATCCTGAAGGTATACGAAAACCTTAATTTGTGAAGCAAAGTAGCTCACTTTTTATTTGAACTGTCATCCTTTTAGCCATGAAATAGTTTtttatgtattaatttttttgctcatTGTAGCCTGATGATGATGAGAGAGATTTCAAAAGAATAAGACGAGGTGGGGAGTCTAGCGATCATAGTACCGACATAGCAAGCTCAGTTGTTCCAGGCAGCGGGGAAAGGCCACGTAAAAGAAGAGCTGATGAGGAAAGAAGCAAGGGTGACTTCTCAAAGATTCCCAAAGAAGAACAAGGAGGAGCAAGAAGAGTGGACTCTGATGACTCCAGAAATGTCAATGTTTATCCTATCCCAAGCTCAGTGCACAGAGAAAGGGGTATAAAACATGGCCCAGAGGGTGGGGATGCGGTCCTTCGTCCTGGAATGCACCCCCATGACAATCGCAGGGGAAGACGTGGTAGTCCATTAAGGGATCACAGGGGTGGAAGAATGGGGCGGGAACGTATGGTACGGGACAGGTACAGAGATGATCGAATGCGTCATGACCGAAGAGATGACAGAGAAAGGACTGGTGCTAGGAAGTCACGTTGCCGTGACTATGATGGTACGCTTTGTCTCACATGATTTAAATGTTTGAGTAGAGGTGATACTATTTAAATCTGTTGTGACCTGTTTCTTCttatattttcttaatttccttTAACTCCTTCACTGCCTTTAAAACATACTGAGTACATCATGCAATTTACATTTTGAGCACTCATAGAACATAATCAGTACATCACAAACTAGAGACTTTCAGATTCAGTAGAAACTGTGGCACTTCAAATACAAAATGGGGTTGGCAATagagacttagaaaacaataacaagCTTGGTAACTAGTAGTTTTCATTCCCTCAAATTTCTCTACTCAGTCTTTTGCAAACTGAAAGATGATTTTTGTCAGCCATCTTGTTCATGTAACATCATCATCCCATTTAATTGTCACATGAACCCAATTTAATGACCCAAttgttaacaataataataacaataacaacattgAAACATGATATTATTTACAAGTTTAAAATTGCTGTATGTTAACTTAAATTTAAAGTAATGCAAGGTAATAACCATTCTCTAATACTTAGAAATGTTGACCTGCCAATGCTTCAATTTTAATTCATGAGCAATATCTGGTTTTAGTTGTTAACTCATAATACTAATttattgtgttttttgttCCTGTTTTCATTTCAACAGAGAAAGGATTTTGTATGCGTGGGGAGCTTTGCCCTTTTGACCATGGAAATGACCCTGTGGTAGTTCAAGAGATGCTACCACCTGGAATGTTAGGATTTCCAGCGTCTACAGGACCTCCCTTCCTTCCTGATGGCCAaccaatgtctggaccagctttGCAGGGAAACCCTGGCCCTTTGCCTGGAGGTTATCCCACTACAAACTCTCAACCTCCTCCCCCTGGCACTGCAAATGCGTTGTCCAATGATGGGCCAAAATCACAAGTACCTCAAAAAGGGGCTGACAGCAATGTCCCTGCAAGTGGCCCTCATTCCTCAGCCCCATCTGGTATGGTACCTCCAGGCAATCAAGCACCTGTGATGCCACCACATGCTGTTCGTATGATGCAGCCACGGTCGGTTCTTCGGGGGCAAGCTCCACGCCCTCCTTTTGGAAACCCATATGAAGGTGATAAGCACTTGGCATTATAATTAGCTGAAACATGAAGTGGGAACACTTTGAAATCTTTAGTGTTAAAAAATTTGACATTAGTAACCAATATAGTTATTTGTCACTGACTAAACACGTTTATGCTTTGTAATGACAGAGAGAactgaaacattaaaaattgcaaattttgccAAGAATGTGGGCTAATAGGCACatttgccccccccccccaaaaaaaaatttttgcttccctatagaggttttgcacggcaggcatgttggatggcaggaacaatagattctttttcccatgggaacaagtgttctttctaatgcaaataattttcattgtcctgccatcaatatggctgccgtgcaaaacctctattgcaaatatttcatttcctttctttaataattttatttgcgaTTGATGTGGTTCCTGCTGTATTTGTATGCTAATGTGAATAGATGTAGCAAACAATAAAGAACTGGGCATGTAAATAAGTAGATTGTGTTTCCATTGTCAACAGATTCATACAATCCAGAACAGCCCCAATTTGACAGGACACCTGTATGGATGAGGCTTGGAAATGGCCGCCCGCCACACATTCTCCCTCCACAGGCAGGAGTCTTTCCACCTCCTGTCCGTTTGCGATCGCGGGGAGCCCTATTGCCTGTTACTCCATCACCAGCACAGCTCACAGTACAAGGTAATTGTACATTCCAacttattaaatttttgttatatgtaaatttaacaacaaagagcTTGTtgtttaacaacaaagagcGCCAACAGTGTCCGCGGTCAGAGGTCAGTTTttaagcgcatgcgcagcgGTGCAGTGTTTCACTCATGTGGCATAGGTCTGGCAGTGCGTGGACTTTCTGTCAGCCAGCGTGGCCCTGAGTAGAAAGTCACCCGTTGCACTGATAAACAGTGAAGagtaggggggggggggggaaccACGGAATGCTCCACACAAAAGCTCCTTCTTCCCACCACGTCAATAAGTAAGCTCTACAAACCAAAGCATGAGGAATCAaaagcacgtgcaaatgtGACAAAACCACCAACAACAATTGACTGCAGTGGCTCCTAGTTGTTAACTtagttaaatttcatttaaccCCATTTATTCCACCTTTCAGTTCCAGGAATTTCAGCCCCTGACTCAACAGTACCTACCCAACCGGACAGAATAGTCATACACTCAGACCTAAACAAGAACGCCCCTGCAGTGCCCCAGGACCAACCACTTCAGCAACCTCAGATCCCTGGAATACCTCAGCAGAATGCCACCGAGGTCTCAGCCTCTGTTAATCATACTGATCCAACCAAACGTCAGCAGAATTTTCCAAGGAAGTTCACTGACACTCTGGAATTGAAGAAGATCCCTCGTGAGCTGAACAATATTGCTAAATTGAATGAGCACTTCCAAAAATTTGGTACTATTAAAAATATTCAGGTAGGTAAACTGACGAATCTTGCTCtgtattaaccctttcactcccgttagtgccgattggcacttatagattttactctgtctaacgccagacgattttactcgtcaatggggaaccccttgggagttaaagggttaaacaCTAAGTAAGGTTACACTGGAAGagtcaaatttcaaattgattTTCTGAACCAAAGTAGTCATTCCCAAAGAAAGGGCTGCAAAAGCTGttgaaaatttattgaacAATTGAAGCCTAAACTGATATTAGTATTTGACTCtgtattttttctcttcttcttcttttgttctcaGGT is a window of Acropora palmata chromosome 4, jaAcrPala1.3, whole genome shotgun sequence DNA encoding:
- the LOC141878832 gene encoding RNA-binding protein 26-like, with the protein product MQIQSVEALKSWLTTRLESVCDADPAALAKYVVALVKKDKPMEELKDICVDQLEVFLSDETANFVNVLFDALTNSSYMPQVMVEPTVAPIAVPAPQVVMPITPAPSPVKAQERPRKTSVTEDVLTARVQEEPDDDERDFKRIRRGGESSDHSTDIASSVVPGSGERPRKRRADEERSKGDFSKIPKEEQGGARRVDSDDSRNVNVYPIPSSVHRERGIKHGPEGGDAVLRPGMHPHDNRRGRRGSPLRDHRGGRMGRERMVRDRYRDDRMRHDRRDDRERTGARKSRCRDYDEKGFCMRGELCPFDHGNDPVVVQEMLPPGMLGFPASTGPPFLPDGQPMSGPALQGNPGPLPGGYPTTNSQPPPPGTANALSNDGPKSQVPQKGADSNVPASGPHSSAPSGMVPPGNQAPVMPPHAVRMMQPRSVLRGQAPRPPFGNPYEDSYNPEQPQFDRTPVWMRLGNGRPPHILPPQAGVFPPPVRLRSRGALLPVTPSPAQLTVQVPGISAPDSTVPTQPDRIVIHSDLNKNAPAVPQDQPLQQPQIPGIPQQNATEVSASVNHTDPTKRQQNFPRKFTDTLELKKIPRELNNIAKLNEHFQKFGTIKNIQVCAFNDPEAALVQFSHHSEAKAAHSCPDAVLGNRFIRVFWHNPDRPQNNKDGNANCTVTSGTANSGTATVESGTKEETASKTNVETKAKPTMFQSGKTTFSKTPKPAAVHVSAATPVMTKRQLELQKQEAIKKKLEIQKQKQELLNKQIKEQKLLISKLEKKNLGSAEKDLIVKTIKSLSSNIEALKKEVELAAMAAKSKESPSQARQIAQKAILDQELDLITHQNTGEDTTELMKKMEELKQEAKSLGLLDPQPKGRGRGIGRGRGRGITLRTRPFPRTTRVWTRDSASLDHRTTQITVADITPEQREDLAEHFREFGIVDNEDYDEATRIMILTYRTRKEAEIAYNKGKTFKGRALKISWYRAALTPVSPSAAVTTPTTPTVLKKVEEQLAIDFESELGKHEFDLDVDEALLLREDFDEEEEEEDERPWKR